The Geotalea uraniireducens Rf4 genome window below encodes:
- a CDS encoding transposase: protein MATSEQGNQNGQYIHRIALPYRIQYEKPRTVAYPAEGSSYLGIPCGIARTNAMKALQVGGYDDHIHILLAMPPSMPISKAVQLLKGASSRWIHETDNDMAAFAWQDGYGAFTVGVSQIADTVRYIEGQREHHRTKSFQEEYVHFLRKHGVEYDERYVWG from the coding sequence GTGGCGACGAGTGAACAAGGCAACCAGAATGGCCAATACATACACCGCATTGCATTACCATATCGTATTCAGTACGAAAAACCGCGAACCGTGGCTTACCCCGCAGAAGGAAGCTCGTATCTGGGAATACCTTGCGGCATAGCTCGTACGAACGCAATGAAAGCCTTGCAGGTTGGAGGATACGACGACCATATCCACATACTTCTGGCGATGCCGCCAAGCATGCCGATCAGCAAGGCAGTGCAATTGCTCAAGGGTGCGTCGTCGCGATGGATTCATGAGACAGACAACGATATGGCTGCTTTTGCCTGGCAGGATGGTTATGGAGCATTCACTGTCGGGGTTTCGCAGATTGCCGATACCGTGCGCTATATCGAAGGACAGCGTGAACATCACCGTACAAAGTCGTTTCAGGAGGAGTATGTGCATTTTCTCCGCAAACACGGCGTTGAATATGATGAACGGTATGTATGGGGATAA
- a CDS encoding DNA translocase FtsK, which translates to MEQLAKKEKLTKEIKGIAMGAVGIFLLIALASFDGNDLSFNSYSAAAETHNLGGRFGAQLADAFLQLFGLAAYAMPVALLYLTYRTLRYNEVRWRYYKVIAFFALLLALSAMFAFNLEFTEFLGQRVQTGGWVGFKTADLLKRAFGKAGALLIILPLLAAAIMVLSRFSFLLFADWWLNALKERWARFQQRRALNRELLGKENKSTASSAPVIKPAAAPITVPAPVAKKEKKQEEKKTAAIQEAFEFIKSDGNYQTPPLSLLDAPQVTGKRLDKESLTMNARLLEKKLKDFGVDGEVVEICPGPVITMYEFAPGPGIKVSRIAGLADDLSMALQALSIRIVAPIPGKGVVGIELPNRDREMVSLREIFNSEEFHQRKMKLPLALGKDIAGAPLVTDLARMPHLLVAGATGSGKSVAINTMILSLLYTSTPNDVRIIMVDPKMLELSVYEGIPHLLLPVVTNPKKASLALKWAVEEMGRRYRLMSDKGVRNIDSYNKQLEREEKELAENQVKEVVVVEEVEDLPAEDEAAIQAFLNKDEKLDHGHLPYIVVIVDELADLMMVAGREIEESIARLAQMARAAGIHLILATQRPSVDVITGLIKANFPARISFQVSSKIDSRTILDCNGAESLLGAGDMLFLPPGTSRMQRSHGAFVSDTEVQRVVEFLKKQGKPVYEKSILEMKSSEEKGGDDEEVDDRYDDAVALVAEARQASISMVQRRLRIGYNRAARIIEKMEQEGIVGPSDGTSKPREVFINKI; encoded by the coding sequence ATGGAACAGCTGGCTAAAAAAGAAAAGCTGACCAAGGAGATCAAGGGGATCGCGATGGGGGCAGTGGGTATATTCCTCCTCATCGCCCTTGCTTCCTTTGACGGCAACGATCTCTCCTTCAACAGCTACTCGGCCGCGGCAGAAACCCACAACCTGGGTGGCCGGTTCGGCGCACAGCTGGCCGATGCATTCCTCCAGCTGTTCGGCCTGGCTGCCTATGCCATGCCCGTTGCGCTCCTCTACCTGACCTACCGGACTCTCCGTTACAACGAAGTGCGCTGGCGATACTACAAGGTGATCGCCTTCTTTGCCCTTCTCTTGGCGCTCTCCGCCATGTTCGCCTTCAACCTGGAATTCACCGAATTCCTCGGACAGCGGGTGCAGACTGGCGGCTGGGTCGGGTTCAAGACCGCCGACCTCCTGAAGCGGGCCTTCGGCAAGGCGGGTGCGCTCCTCATCATCCTTCCGCTCCTGGCTGCGGCGATCATGGTGCTTTCCCGTTTCTCCTTTCTCCTCTTTGCCGACTGGTGGCTTAATGCGCTGAAGGAGAGATGGGCGCGTTTTCAGCAGCGCCGGGCATTGAACCGCGAGCTCCTGGGCAAGGAAAATAAATCGACCGCCTCCAGCGCCCCGGTGATCAAGCCGGCGGCAGCTCCCATTACTGTCCCTGCGCCGGTGGCGAAAAAAGAAAAGAAGCAGGAAGAAAAGAAGACTGCGGCCATCCAGGAGGCCTTCGAATTCATCAAGTCCGACGGCAACTACCAGACGCCCCCCCTGTCGCTGCTCGATGCCCCGCAGGTGACGGGAAAGCGACTGGACAAGGAATCTCTGACCATGAACGCCAGGCTGCTTGAGAAAAAGCTCAAGGACTTCGGCGTCGATGGCGAGGTGGTGGAGATCTGTCCCGGCCCGGTCATCACCATGTACGAATTTGCACCCGGCCCGGGCATCAAGGTAAGCCGCATCGCCGGCCTTGCCGACGACCTTTCCATGGCCCTCCAGGCCCTTTCCATCCGTATCGTTGCCCCCATACCCGGCAAAGGGGTGGTGGGTATCGAACTCCCCAACCGTGACCGGGAGATGGTATCGCTCCGGGAAATCTTCAACAGCGAAGAGTTCCACCAGCGCAAGATGAAGCTGCCTCTGGCGCTGGGCAAGGACATTGCCGGCGCGCCGCTAGTCACCGACCTGGCCCGCATGCCGCACCTCCTTGTCGCCGGCGCCACCGGCTCCGGCAAGTCGGTTGCCATCAACACCATGATCCTGTCGCTTCTCTACACCTCCACGCCGAACGACGTGCGCATCATCATGGTCGACCCGAAGATGCTGGAACTTTCCGTCTACGAGGGCATTCCTCACCTGCTGCTGCCGGTTGTGACCAACCCGAAGAAGGCCTCGCTGGCCCTGAAATGGGCGGTGGAAGAGATGGGGCGGCGCTACCGGCTCATGTCCGACAAGGGGGTGCGCAACATCGACTCCTACAACAAGCAGCTGGAACGGGAAGAAAAGGAGCTGGCCGAAAACCAGGTTAAAGAGGTCGTGGTGGTGGAAGAGGTGGAGGATCTGCCGGCTGAAGACGAAGCAGCCATCCAGGCCTTTCTCAATAAGGACGAAAAACTGGATCACGGCCACCTCCCCTATATCGTTGTCATCGTCGACGAGCTGGCCGACCTGATGATGGTTGCCGGACGGGAGATCGAGGAATCCATAGCCCGCCTGGCGCAGATGGCCCGGGCCGCCGGCATCCACCTGATTCTCGCCACCCAGCGGCCGTCGGTGGACGTCATCACCGGCCTGATCAAGGCCAACTTCCCGGCCCGCATCTCGTTTCAGGTGTCGTCCAAGATCGACTCCCGCACCATCCTCGACTGCAACGGCGCCGAATCGCTCCTGGGTGCGGGCGACATGCTCTTCCTCCCCCCCGGCACCTCCCGGATGCAGCGCAGCCACGGCGCCTTCGTCTCCGATACCGAAGTGCAGCGGGTGGTGGAGTTCCTCAAGAAACAGGGAAAACCGGTCTACGAAAAGTCGATCCTGGAGATGAAATCGAGCGAAGAGAAGGGTGGCGATGACGAAGAGGTGGACGATCGTTATGACGATGCGGTAGCCCTCGTTGCCGAGGCCCGCCAGGCATCCATCTCCATGGTCCAGCGCCGGCTGCGCATCGGCTACAACCGCGCCGCCCGCATCATCGAGAAGATGGAGCAGGAAGGGATCGTCGGCCCCAGTGACGGGACGAGCAAGCCGCGGGAAGTGTTCATCAATAAGATTTAA
- a CDS encoding ribonuclease J has product METATADTIGLKIIPLGGLGEIGLNMAVFEYGDDIIIIDCGLMFPEPYMLGIDIVIPDISYLLDRADKVRGICLTHGHEDHIGALPFVLREINPPIYGTALTLGFVKEKLKEYDLDSKVDLRVVKPRDIVSLGVFSVEFIRVAHSIVDGCGLAIRSPEGVVIHTGDFKLDQTPVDGELTDLATFSRYGEAGVLALMADSTNVEREGYTLSEKLVGDAFDEIFPRCARRVIVAAFSSNIHRVQQVVEAAARSGRKVLLNGRSMIANVQIARELGYLRIPDELLIDLKELPRLPKEEICMITTGSQGEPMSALTRIAMDDHKQIKLEEGDTVILSSRFIPGNEKTISDLINHLYRRGAEVYHEKVSEVHVSGHASQEELKLLHNLVRPRYFIPVHGEYRHLVKHAQLAQKVGLAKERCILAVNGDVIAFSDGEGCIIDRVETGRVFVDGKGVGDVGNVVLKDRKHLSEDGMVVVIIGINQGTGEIIYGPDIVSRGFVFEDESQQYLDEAKKVVVDTLALVNTEVLADWSEVKLEVRRVLRRFFNKTIERRPVILPLILEM; this is encoded by the coding sequence ATGGAAACTGCAACTGCCGACACAATCGGCCTGAAGATCATCCCCCTCGGCGGACTGGGCGAAATCGGCCTGAACATGGCCGTCTTCGAATACGGCGATGACATTATCATCATCGACTGCGGCCTGATGTTTCCCGAGCCCTACATGCTCGGGATCGACATCGTCATACCCGATATTAGCTATCTCCTCGATCGAGCCGACAAGGTGCGCGGCATCTGCCTCACCCACGGCCACGAGGATCACATCGGCGCCCTCCCCTTCGTGCTGCGGGAGATCAATCCCCCCATCTACGGTACGGCCCTGACGCTCGGTTTCGTCAAGGAAAAACTGAAGGAATACGACCTGGACAGCAAGGTAGACCTGCGGGTGGTGAAGCCCCGCGACATAGTCAGCCTCGGCGTCTTCAGCGTGGAGTTCATCCGGGTCGCCCATTCCATCGTCGATGGCTGCGGCCTGGCCATCCGCTCCCCGGAAGGGGTGGTGATCCATACCGGCGATTTCAAGCTTGACCAGACGCCGGTAGACGGCGAACTGACCGACCTGGCCACCTTCTCCCGCTACGGCGAGGCAGGAGTCCTGGCGCTGATGGCCGACTCCACCAACGTGGAACGTGAAGGGTACACCCTCTCGGAAAAACTGGTGGGGGATGCCTTCGACGAGATCTTTCCCCGCTGCGCCAGGCGCGTCATCGTTGCCGCCTTTTCCAGCAATATCCACCGGGTGCAGCAGGTGGTGGAGGCTGCTGCCCGATCCGGCCGCAAGGTGCTTTTGAACGGCCGCTCCATGATCGCCAACGTCCAGATCGCCCGGGAACTCGGTTACCTGCGCATTCCCGACGAGCTCCTCATCGACCTGAAGGAATTGCCGCGGCTGCCCAAGGAAGAGATCTGCATGATCACCACCGGCAGCCAGGGCGAGCCGATGTCGGCGCTCACCCGGATCGCCATGGATGACCACAAGCAGATCAAGCTGGAGGAAGGAGACACGGTCATCCTCTCCTCTCGCTTTATTCCCGGCAACGAAAAGACCATCTCCGACCTGATCAACCACCTTTACCGCCGCGGGGCAGAGGTCTACCACGAAAAGGTTTCCGAGGTGCACGTCTCCGGCCACGCCAGCCAGGAGGAGCTGAAGCTGCTCCACAACCTGGTGCGCCCCCGTTATTTTATCCCTGTCCACGGCGAATACCGCCACCTGGTCAAGCACGCACAGCTGGCGCAGAAGGTAGGCCTTGCCAAGGAGCGCTGCATCCTGGCGGTGAACGGCGATGTGATCGCCTTCAGCGACGGAGAAGGATGCATCATCGACCGGGTCGAGACCGGCAGGGTCTTCGTTGACGGCAAGGGGGTCGGCGACGTGGGGAACGTGGTGCTCAAGGACCGCAAACACCTCTCCGAAGACGGCATGGTGGTGGTCATCATCGGTATCAACCAGGGGACCGGCGAGATCATCTATGGACCGGACATCGTCTCCCGCGGCTTCGTCTTCGAGGACGAGAGTCAGCAATACCTGGACGAGGCGAAAAAAGTGGTCGTCGACACCCTGGCGCTGGTAAACACGGAAGTGCTGGCCGACTGGAGCGAGGTGAAGCTTGAGGTGCGCCGCGTGCTGCGGCGGTTCTTCAACAAAACCATTGAGCGGCGGCCGGTGATCCTGCCGCTCATCCTGGAGATGTAG
- a CDS encoding DEAD/DEAH box helicase produces MIVLFHEPGNEFPGYLHTVPTGRGVCMILKSYQFDALDWFEKFLNRCQESGVPRESYATTTQEWCNTALFYRPLRNLEMTPYVCLRIPTGGGKTMVAGMAIERVNRSLLHVPFSLTLWLVPSEPIREQTLKALRAPQSILFQAVSSKLGEVTVLDIEEALRVTPHVLNGSNVIIVATMQAFKQEETGRLSVYKQNGSLMEHFEGITDPAVRGNGSLVDVLRLRKPFVVVDEAHNQGTPLAFDTLSRFEPCAILELTATPDRTWQPSNVLYSVSASVLHTEFMIKMPLTLVQRPNWLDALRDAIACLGRLQQAAEAERAAGKRYLRPIMLIQAERKDADHETLIPEKVRQALLDDFGIPVDEIAIATGTVDEIAGKDILAEDCRFRYIITVDKLREGWDCPFAYVLCSLRNTSSATAAEQVLGRVLRLPYAEKKDHPELNMAYAYLTSSNFAATVESLKDGLVRNGFERQEARELINIPDDQQTEDLFTHQHSLTYSTPELPEPEAIPENLAKKIEITPENGSITLKGTFTETQVKALQDVFQTPAGKEAVREAIVRLRSPRKVPPKSPAEQGERFKVPQLQYRQGDLWEPFEATHLLQGDWSLLDYPCDLTTFSKASMQPQGGTMYLDKEKVKFTPFQPGVAEPLLFEYHSGWDQVHLVSWLERNIYDETLLPDEKAAFLNKAVDWLRTNGFTLEELAYAKFRLRNTLETKIGEARKQAMQKVHQTLLLAPEDFTVNDRSQVVFEQGRYAHDSIYCGFTDLPKHFFPQIGNLKGNGDEFECALFLATQLEGVKFWVRNVECKRTSFSLQTGSDRFYPDFLCQLEDGRILAVEYKNSRDWVLPENVEKRQLGKLWEKRSNGKCLFIMPKDKDWEAIRATVRGRNS; encoded by the coding sequence ATGATTGTTTTATTCCATGAACCGGGGAATGAATTCCCCGGCTATCTTCATACCGTCCCCACGGGACGTGGAGTTTGCATGATCCTCAAGAGTTATCAGTTCGACGCGCTGGATTGGTTCGAAAAGTTCCTCAATCGCTGCCAGGAGAGCGGAGTTCCCCGCGAAAGCTATGCCACAACCACCCAAGAGTGGTGCAACACGGCGCTGTTTTATCGCCCCTTGCGCAACCTGGAGATGACACCCTACGTCTGTCTGCGGATCCCCACCGGCGGCGGCAAGACCATGGTGGCCGGCATGGCCATTGAACGGGTGAACCGAAGTCTGCTGCATGTGCCGTTCAGCCTGACTCTCTGGCTGGTGCCGTCGGAGCCGATCCGTGAGCAGACCTTGAAGGCGCTGCGCGCCCCGCAGTCGATTCTCTTCCAGGCGGTGTCGTCGAAGCTGGGAGAAGTGACCGTGCTGGACATCGAGGAAGCCCTGCGGGTGACGCCCCATGTGCTGAACGGTTCGAACGTAATCATCGTCGCCACCATGCAGGCCTTCAAGCAGGAGGAAACCGGCCGCCTGAGCGTCTACAAGCAAAACGGCAGCCTGATGGAGCACTTCGAGGGGATCACCGACCCGGCCGTGCGCGGCAATGGCTCGCTGGTGGATGTGCTGCGGCTGCGCAAACCCTTTGTCGTTGTGGATGAGGCCCACAATCAAGGCACCCCCCTGGCCTTTGACACCCTGTCCCGTTTCGAACCGTGCGCCATCCTGGAACTGACGGCGACCCCGGACCGCACCTGGCAGCCGAGCAACGTGCTTTACAGCGTCTCCGCATCGGTACTGCATACTGAATTCATGATCAAGATGCCGCTGACCCTGGTCCAGCGCCCCAACTGGCTCGATGCCCTGCGCGACGCAATTGCCTGTCTGGGCCGGTTGCAGCAGGCCGCTGAAGCGGAACGGGCGGCGGGCAAGAGATATCTGCGGCCGATCATGCTTATCCAGGCGGAGCGCAAAGACGCCGACCATGAAACGCTGATACCGGAAAAGGTCAGGCAGGCGCTGCTGGATGATTTCGGCATTCCTGTCGATGAAATCGCCATTGCCACCGGCACGGTTGACGAGATCGCAGGCAAGGATATTCTGGCCGAGGATTGCCGTTTCCGCTACATCATTACCGTGGATAAGTTGCGAGAAGGGTGGGACTGCCCATTTGCTTACGTGCTCTGCTCGTTGCGCAACACCAGCTCGGCCACGGCGGCGGAACAGGTGTTGGGACGGGTTTTGCGCCTGCCGTACGCCGAAAAAAAGGATCACCCGGAACTGAACATGGCTTATGCCTACCTGACGTCGAGCAACTTCGCGGCTACGGTCGAAAGCCTCAAGGACGGTCTGGTACGCAACGGCTTCGAACGGCAGGAGGCCAGGGAGCTGATCAATATCCCGGATGACCAGCAGACGGAAGACCTGTTTACTCACCAGCACAGCCTGACCTATAGTACGCCGGAACTGCCCGAGCCAGAGGCCATCCCGGAAAATCTGGCAAAGAAGATCGAGATCACCCCCGAGAACGGCTCCATTACCCTGAAGGGCACCTTTACCGAAACCCAGGTAAAGGCCTTGCAGGATGTCTTTCAGACCCCGGCGGGCAAGGAGGCGGTTCGTGAGGCCATTGTCCGCCTGCGCTCACCACGCAAAGTGCCACCCAAGTCACCGGCAGAACAGGGTGAACGCTTCAAGGTCCCACAACTCCAGTACCGCCAAGGTGACTTGTGGGAGCCGTTCGAAGCCACCCATCTGTTGCAGGGAGACTGGAGCCTGTTGGATTATCCCTGCGACCTGACGACATTCAGCAAGGCAAGCATGCAGCCCCAAGGCGGCACGATGTACCTGGACAAGGAAAAGGTCAAGTTCACCCCTTTCCAGCCCGGCGTGGCGGAGCCGCTCCTTTTCGAGTATCACTCGGGGTGGGATCAGGTGCATCTTGTCTCCTGGCTGGAGCGGAACATCTATGACGAGACCCTGCTCCCGGACGAAAAGGCGGCCTTCCTGAACAAAGCAGTGGATTGGCTGCGAACCAACGGTTTTACGCTGGAAGAACTTGCGTACGCCAAATTTCGGCTGCGCAACACATTGGAGACAAAGATCGGCGAAGCCAGGAAACAGGCGATGCAGAAGGTGCATCAGACCCTCTTGCTCGCGCCGGAAGACTTTACCGTCAATGACCGAAGCCAGGTCGTATTTGAACAGGGGCGCTACGCCCATGACTCGATCTATTGCGGCTTTACCGACCTGCCCAAGCATTTCTTTCCGCAAATCGGCAATCTGAAAGGGAACGGGGACGAATTCGAGTGTGCACTGTTTTTGGCAACGCAACTCGAAGGGGTGAAGTTCTGGGTCCGCAACGTGGAGTGCAAGAGGACGTCATTTTCGCTGCAAACCGGCAGCGACCGTTTTTATCCCGACTTCCTCTGTCAGTTGGAGGATGGCCGGATTTTGGCGGTGGAATACAAGAACAGCCGTGACTGGGTGTTGCCGGAGAACGTGGAAAAACGTCAACTGGGCAAACTCTGGGAGAAGCGGAGTAACGGAAAGTGCCTTTTCATTATGCCCAAAGATAAAGATTGGGAGGCAATAAGGGCGACAGTGAGGGGACGCAATTCGTGA
- a CDS encoding single-stranded DNA-binding protein, with protein sequence MASLNKVMLIGNLGKDPEVRYTASGTAVASFSLATSEKFKNKSGEWEEKTEWHNVTLWARLAEIAGEYLSKGKTVYIEGRLQTRKWQDRDGKDRYTTEIVGEKMQMLSGKGEGGGGGRQGGGRPSSDEHGGGGPSYEEPVFNPDDDIPF encoded by the coding sequence ATGGCCAGTCTCAATAAAGTTATGCTGATAGGAAACCTCGGCAAGGACCCTGAAGTGCGTTACACCGCCTCAGGAACGGCGGTTGCTAGTTTTTCCCTGGCAACCAGCGAGAAGTTCAAGAACAAGTCCGGTGAGTGGGAAGAGAAAACCGAGTGGCACAACGTCACCCTCTGGGCCCGCCTGGCGGAGATTGCCGGCGAATACCTGTCCAAAGGGAAGACCGTATATATCGAAGGACGCCTTCAGACCCGCAAGTGGCAGGACCGTGACGGCAAAGACCGCTACACCACCGAGATCGTCGGGGAGAAGATGCAGATGCTTTCCGGCAAGGGTGAAGGGGGCGGCGGTGGCCGCCAGGGTGGCGGCAGACCCAGCAGCGATGAGCACGGCGGCGGTGGCCCGAGCTACGAAGAGCCGGTGTTCAATCCCGATGATGATATTCCGTTCTAA
- a CDS encoding site-specific DNA-methyltransferase, with product MPRLDWIGKKAVVNHHREVPFHLLRENPELSVGDPGSGNLLVQGDNLLALKALLPYYAGQVKCIYIDPPYNTGNEGWVYNDNVNSPEMREWLGRAVGKEAEDLSRHDKWLCMMYPRLALLREFLRDDGAIFISIDDNEVHFLRMMMDEIFGANNFLCSFAWEKRYSPPPDTKDIGYLHETLLAYRKSSKFQRNLLPLTFDQTGRYKNPDNDPRGPWQSMDYSCRYTASERPNLFYPIINRNTEEEIWPKETRVWAMSKEVHEKNEKENRIWWGKDGKSSTPRLKNFLSEIQQGMIPVSLLKHEVAGHTDEAAKELRALVPEVKFTPKPTRLIRHLMQISSDKDALILDSFAGSGTTGHAVLAQNASDGGNRRFILVEMDEHICRKITAQRLSRVSQGYEKVPALGGGFRFCELSEPLFDERGNIRSSVRFSDLARHVYFTETGEPLPATATLDNPLLGVHNGTAVYLLYNGILKDKTQRGGNVLTIAILAALPGHDGPKVIYGTACRIDHERQRREEIVFKQLPYKLKTGV from the coding sequence ATGCCCAGACTCGACTGGATCGGCAAGAAAGCCGTCGTCAACCATCATCGCGAAGTGCCGTTTCACCTGCTGCGGGAAAATCCTGAACTTTCCGTGGGCGATCCCGGCAGCGGCAACCTGCTGGTGCAGGGGGACAACCTGCTGGCGCTCAAGGCGCTGTTGCCCTACTACGCCGGACAGGTGAAGTGCATCTACATCGATCCGCCGTACAACACCGGCAACGAGGGGTGGGTCTACAACGACAACGTCAACAGCCCTGAGATGCGGGAGTGGTTGGGCAGGGCCGTGGGGAAGGAGGCGGAAGACCTTTCGCGGCATGACAAGTGGTTGTGTATGATGTACCCGCGTCTGGCGCTACTGCGGGAGTTTCTGCGGGATGACGGGGCTATTTTCATCAGTATTGATGATAACGAAGTGCATTTCCTGCGGATGATGATGGATGAGATTTTCGGGGCAAATAACTTCTTGTGCTCCTTTGCGTGGGAAAAACGATATTCACCGCCACCTGACACTAAAGACATCGGATACTTACATGAAACATTGCTAGCGTATCGCAAGTCATCAAAGTTTCAAAGGAATTTGCTGCCGTTGACTTTTGACCAGACGGGAAGATACAAGAACCCAGACAATGACCCACGTGGCCCTTGGCAATCAATGGATTATTCTTGTCGCTATACTGCTAGTGAAAGACCAAATCTTTTTTATCCCATCATCAATCGAAATACTGAAGAAGAAATTTGGCCGAAAGAAACTCGCGTTTGGGCAATGTCAAAAGAAGTGCATGAAAAGAATGAGAAAGAAAATCGTATTTGGTGGGGTAAGGACGGCAAAAGCTCTACACCGAGATTGAAAAATTTCTTATCTGAAATACAGCAGGGAATGATACCGGTGTCTCTACTTAAACATGAGGTCGCCGGGCATACGGATGAAGCGGCAAAAGAGCTACGGGCGCTTGTGCCGGAGGTAAAGTTTACACCGAAACCTACCCGTCTCATTCGCCATCTCATGCAAATCTCATCAGACAAAGACGCTCTCATTCTTGACTCCTTCGCTGGCTCCGGCACCACAGGCCATGCCGTGCTGGCGCAGAACGCCTCAGACGGCGGTAACCGCCGCTTTATCCTGGTGGAGATGGACGAACATATCTGCCGCAAGATCACTGCACAACGACTCTCGCGGGTTTCGCAAGGTTACGAGAAAGTTCCCGCTCTCGGTGGCGGTTTCCGCTTCTGCGAACTGAGCGAACCGCTCTTTGACGAGCGGGGCAATATCCGCTCCTCGGTGCGCTTTTCCGATCTTGCCCGGCATGTCTATTTCACCGAAACCGGCGAGCCGCTGCCCGCCACGGCCACCCTGGACAACCCGCTATTGGGCGTCCATAACGGCACGGCGGTCTATCTCCTCTATAACGGCATCCTCAAGGACAAGACGCAACGGGGCGGCAATGTGTTGACAATCGCCATCCTGGCCGCGCTGCCCGGCCACGACGGGCCGAAAGTCATATACGGCACGGCCTGCCGCATCGACCACGAACGGCAGCGGCGCGAGGAGATCGTCTTCAAGCAATTACCGTACAAGCTTAAAACTGGTGTATAA
- a CDS encoding lysophospholipid acyltransferase family protein: MLRARIYLLFFVPFTLMCSAMAVCGTFFDATGAFAHKCARFWSRWGLFFAGIKVRVDGVEKIPTDGPVIYMGNHQGNFDILALSLAIPRRFSWIAKEELFRVPLFGSAMHRAGYIPLDRSDGRRALKSMNAAAARIRSGSSVVVFPEGTRTADGNLLPFKRGGFLLAVKAGVPIVPFTINGSMRINPRNRLELYPGILSITFAEPVTTATYNGKEHPELLEQVRNAIAAGLE; this comes from the coding sequence ATGCTACGTGCGCGTATTTATCTGCTGTTTTTTGTCCCGTTCACCTTAATGTGCAGTGCAATGGCTGTTTGCGGCACTTTCTTCGATGCTACCGGCGCCTTTGCCCATAAATGCGCCAGGTTCTGGAGCCGGTGGGGACTTTTCTTTGCCGGGATAAAAGTCCGGGTGGATGGCGTGGAAAAGATACCCACCGACGGACCGGTCATCTACATGGGAAACCACCAGGGGAATTTCGACATCCTGGCATTGTCCCTGGCAATCCCACGGCGATTTTCATGGATTGCGAAAGAGGAGCTGTTCCGGGTCCCCTTGTTCGGCAGCGCCATGCACCGCGCCGGCTATATCCCCCTCGACCGGAGTGACGGCCGTCGCGCCCTGAAAAGCATGAATGCAGCGGCGGCGCGAATCAGGAGCGGCAGCAGCGTGGTTGTTTTCCCGGAGGGGACCCGCACCGCGGACGGCAACCTGCTCCCTTTCAAGCGAGGGGGATTCCTCCTGGCGGTGAAGGCCGGCGTGCCGATCGTCCCGTTCACCATCAACGGCAGCATGCGGATAAACCCGCGTAACCGCCTGGAACTCTATCCGGGAATACTCAGTATCACTTTTGCCGAACCGGTCACCACCGCCACATACAATGGCAAAGAGCATCCGGAATTGCTTGAGCAGGTCAGAAATGCTATCGCCGCAGGGCTGGAGTGA